The sequence ATTCGCTCCCTCTTATGCAGTGTGTGTTCATACTTAACTCTGTTCTACCACGggttttcttttcttctttgGATTTCTACCTTCGCCTGCTTGAGACGTCTACGTCGCCGAGATGCAGCGCCAGAGGAGCTTATCTTCTTACTCTcgcttctttttttttactttactttacgtttttttttcttcagctCTTTTCACTTCTCCGAGGCAacgaaattttctttcaagcATAAATTCATGTTCTGCCGTCGCCATCTTCCTTAAGTCCACAAAAGCATATTACCTTTTTTGTTTCTTCCAAGTAAAATTCACTTATCTGCAACACAACTGTTACAGTAATTAACAAatgagtatatttataaatatattccgATAACGAGACTATTTAAACGCTGGATGATTTGCTTCGGATGATTTAACGTCGTAACAACTTTGTGCAGGACTTAACTGTACGACAGCTAGCACTAGTCGTTAACTCTTGGAATGCAAGTAATCCGCTGATGTTGATACTCCTAACTCCTATATCATGAGTAGTAGTAAGGCGTATGGACTTCTCTCAACTAGTGCTCCTGACTTCTGGGTATGgagcaataattattacatgaGGCTAGGTCAAGACTCTTAagcatggtaataatttataatctcTATTCATTCTGAAAGCTCAAGTGtcttcttttctttatttctctctctctctctctctcatcTACTTTCTATCTTACTCGTCCTCGCTAGCATCCGCGTCCGCGTTTCATTTGAACCTCCGTCTTTCTCTCGGGATTGAAATAGAAGTAAAACGACGCCGTAGATATCGATATCTCGGGTAAGGCTGGAAGACCAAGAGTAGACTTGCGGATCTCAAGTCAGCCCACTAATGTATATGTAATTGATCTATTGTGCGATGCATTAAGCTTCCCGGGCGAGAGATATACCGAGCCCGACCGACACACAAGGGGAACCACACCACTGCCAGCCAATGAAAATGGATTCTCTTATTAACTCTCTGTGCCAGATTAATTCAATGGAAATTCAATCTCACATTCATTTCACTCTCTTCACTccatctattttattttttttatttttgcattttAAACCACTCAGACATAACACACTTAACTTTatctggtttttttttttttgtatttttctctTACCTCTTACTCCATTTATCAAACACGGAAATCCATTGACGATTATTTACTTTACACTCAATAAAGTCGTGGTCGTTATTACAGCATACAGCAAACGAGAAATACCAAACCACCACTTCCGGGTGGAGTGCCAGTGTGGCATAATCACAAGTTTCTTGTCGTCACGTCACTTCGCATGACCATCGTCCTCACCTCAAATACAACGCGTCTGCCCTCGTAAAACAGCAACACACAACCCCTCTTCCGCCACTCATCGAGTTATATCACGCGGTTTACCACAGTCGGGCCATTGACATATTTTGACTTAGCTCGTTGAGCAATTTACGTGccctctctttctctcttcatcatcatcactatCACCATTGccattactattactattattagtggcatttatttttttattccctacGCCCTAAAAGCCAGCAAATTTAACTTCCTTCTTGTGGTTTAACTTTAAATTGGCCCAAAAACAAGTGCGGCAGATCGGCCCTTCCCCAAGGATGACAATTATCAGATATTTCGCATGTGCACAAATCGGCAGTGATTGTTGCCGTGTGGCACCAGATGGCTGTAATTGTCGGAGGAAGTTACAGAATTGCGTTTAAGTAAACTTCACCTGTGGGCGAAATGTCCAACCGACTGTTGTTCCTTGAATTTTAATcgttcattaatttaaattaatgccaCGCAGACAACTCCTCCACTGATCCTATAACtcttttctttcattattttattttaatttattctccGTATGAATATAATGGAAAATTGCATCCCGTATAATGTTCGCCATACACAATACAATATAGGGGAGGCCGGGGCACGACGGCCCACCCGGGGCACAGCGGCCCActccaaaaattttgtcaaaaaataaatttaattttttttagttaagtAGCGAAAtccggggcaaaatggaccatcaaaaaactttttccataaaacattgttgataaaaatttttttttcaaaaatatattgataaaattttttttttttttaattttatgataaaaatgatttgataagaatttttttcaaaaaaattaaaatttgtcaaaCCACAATCAAGTAATTTCTAatctaaaatataacaaaaacttttgggattaaaaattatacagcaacttaaaaaataagaatattttgtattaatcaacaaattttaaattattttaagaataattataacaaataacaatttttataattgataaatttttaaacacttagcttcctaaaaatatttaaacaattaaataaaaaaattcaattaattattttgagaatagttataacaaataacaatttttataattaataaatctttaaatacttagcttcctaaaaatattcaaacaattaaataaaaaaattcaattaattattttgagaatagttataacaaataacaatttttataattaataaatctttaaatacttggcttcctaaaaatatttaaacaattaaataaaaaaaatacaattaattattttaagagtaattataacaaagaacaatttttataattgataaatcttTAAACACTTagctttctaaaaatatttaaacaattaaataaaaaaatacaattaattattttcacagtaATCACAGGTATATTCATCTGAAAAATCTTCCTCAATACTTGCACAGGAATCGTGAGACCACATTTTGCAGTTATTGCACTGAATCCATGATTCCTTTGATTCAGAATAGAGTCCATTACAATACAGGCAATGGCAATCACTGTCTTCTTtttgagaactttttttttttttaatttttggagcTTTGTTTTTATTAGTGACTTTTTctgctattatattttttattttttgattattttttttttcttccaacTCATCACGGTATTGTTTACTGGTTAAAATCCTCGTCACACCTCGACGTCGTTTTTTTGGCGGGGAGTCTCTTGATGGCAATGGCTTGATGTCGTAAGGTGTTACATAAAACTTCGATGTGTTTTGTCTCATCGTTGCTTTGGATGATGCAGCAGTTTTAGTGATATTTTCAGTAAGAGATTTTTCCATCTCTTCATCGGAGCTTTCGTCAATAATTTGTGGTCTAAAGTACCTAGATGGGGGCCTCAACGATGGTTTACCAGTGGAGGTGGAGGCAATTGGAATAATTACTGGCTCTTCAAGTTGTTGTTGCAGTTCAGGTTTTTCTGGCTCTTGCTGTCTAAGCTCTTGTTGCTCAAGTTGCTGCTGTTCAGGTTGTTGCTCGGGTTCAGGTCCTTCAATAAAATCTGTCTTGCACAAATCACTCAGACTTTGGGTCAGATTTTCTAGTGATTGTTCTTCAGGTGGTTTGTTGCTATTGGTAGTGTCGGCAGGAGCAAAATCTTTTGAGTCAAAAATATCTGGATTCATTGGGTAAATTCCAGTTTTTCGGAAACCATTTATTATAGTTTCAGGCTTTGCTGCTTTATTTAATGCATTACTGAACAGCATTGGCAGAACTTCAGGCGTGACGACTCTTCCTGGGTGCTCTGATaaccatttttttacttcttgcTCATAATAAGAAGATATTGGTTTCATTACACTGACATCCAATGGTTGTAAACGGTGAGTGCAATGAGGTGGCAAGCAAAGAATTACAACGTGATGATCACGAGCGTAGTCAATCACATCTAAATTGTTAGTGTGTGTCGTATGCCCATCCAAAATCAGCAGCACTGGATCTTCAGAAGTTGGCTTAACCTGGTCAACAAACCATTGGAACCACTGCAAGAAGAGATCATGTTGCATCCAGCCACTGGAATGACAAAGCCCCCAACTTCCTGGGATTGTATTATTCAACAAGTTGGGTTTCATACGCTTACGAGGAAAAATGAACAATGGTGGTAAAAATTGTCCTGAAGCTGAAACACAAAGCTCCATTGTCACATTTTTACCTCGCTCAGCTGACGTTAAAATTCCAACTTGTTTTTTTCCTTTCTCAACAATGATTTTCCCGTGAGTTTTTGGGACACTACTACAGCCAGTTTCATCTACGTTAAAAATACGATGAGGAAGTAGATTGTATTTTTCCATAATCTGTTTtagtaagttaaaaaaattttgaatgacaatccgattgaaaccagCTGCCCGTGCTGCTGATGTGCTTTCAGGTTTGCGTAACGATAAGGTGGGGTTACGTTTCAAAAATCCTTGCAGCCAATCTTCTCCAGCTACTCCATTTACAAATGGAtgtttaatttgatttttttcagcgAGCTGATAAGCGAGGATTCTCACCTCGAAGCTTGATAATCCAAATAATCGACTTtctaaatcttttaaataactGACAAGTTCGGATTCTTGCACAGGACTAAAAACTGGAGTAAACTTTCTGGGTAGccctacaataaaaattttagtttataattattttcttcgattaaattacacagtaaaaaattttacgttattattgcgtcaaaaaattaatccatTAAAGTTAGCAGTcgcttgacaattttttaattttttttaataaattaatttactccaaaaaattattcctaaaaaattggattttttattttttttattttctaaatgtcaattttcttttctcatttttttttttttttgacaatttatttgttaaaaaaattcttaaaattataaaatatgtgctaaattaattctcatcaaagaattttgtgttaaaaatttttatgttaaatatttagcataaaaattttttgacgcattgatgcaaaattttttactgtgtattaataaaataattgttttagaTTCTCAATACCTTTCGATGATACAAACTCTATatcattgtttaatttataaaaattggatCGGCGTCTCAGAGTGGTTTTTGGTACTCCAAACGCTTTTGAAGCAGCAAGATATCCCATCTCTCCTTGGTTAACTGCTTCGATAGCTTTTGCCATAGCCAATTCATTCCATGACATATgagtattttttgatttataattgcgcaccattttttattttagaaaatatgagaagtaaaattaaaattgtaaaatttaccgCCGAACTGTAGTGAACCTCCAACACAAATATAGTCATATGATGTACAA comes from Microplitis demolitor isolate Queensland-Clemson2020A chromosome 8, iyMicDemo2.1a, whole genome shotgun sequence and encodes:
- the LOC128668488 gene encoding uncharacterized protein LOC128668488 encodes the protein MVRNYKSKNTHMSWNELAMAKAIEAVNQGEMGYLAASKAFGVPKTTLRRRSNFYKLNNDIEFVSSKGLPRKFTPVFSPVQESELVSYLKDLESRLFGLSSFEVRILAYQLAEKNQIKHPFVNGVAGEDWLQGFLKRNPTLSLRKPESTSAARAAGFNRIVIQNFFNLLKQIMEKYNLLPHRIFNVDETGCSSVPKTHGKIIVEKGKKQVGILTSAERGKNVTMELCVSASGQFLPPLFIFPRKRMKPNLLNNTIPGSWGLCHSSGWMQHDLFLQWFQWFVDQVKPTSEDPVLLILDGHTTHTNNLDVIDYARDHHVVILCLPPHCTHRLQPLDVSVMKPISSYYEQEVKKWLSEHPGRVVTPEVLPMLFSNALNKAAKPETIINGFRKTGIYPMNPDIFDSKDFAPADTTNSNKPPEEQSLENLTQSLSDLCKTDFIEGPEPEQQPEQQQLEQQELRQQEPEKPELQQQLEEPVIIPIASTSTGKPSLRPPSRYFRPQIIDESSDEEMEKSLTENITKTAASSKATMRQNTSKFYVTPYDIKPLPSRDSPPKKRRRGVTRILTSKQYRDELEEKKNNQKIKNIIAEKVTNKNKAPKIKKKKSSQKEDSDCHCLYCNGLYSESKESWIQCNNCKMWSHDSCASIEEDFSDEYTCDYCENN